In Oryctolagus cuniculus chromosome X, mOryCun1.1, whole genome shotgun sequence, a single window of DNA contains:
- the LOC100352539 gene encoding large ribosomal subunit protein eL29-like: MAKSKNHTMHNQSRKWHRNGIKKPRSQRYESLKGVDPKFLRNMRFAKKHNKKGLKKMQANNAKAMAAHAKAIKALVKPKEIKPTIPKGVSQKLDRLAYIAHPKLGRRARARIARGLRLSRPQTKAKAKTEPQIKGKVKAQIKAQAQAQIKSKGKGKAQVETKPKAQAETKPKAQAQAKPKAQAQGKPKAQAQAKPKAQSQAKPKTQAQAKPKAQAQTKPKAQATPAAPVPAQAPPKGAQPPEKAP, from the coding sequence ATGGCCAAGTCCAAGAACCACACCATGCACAACCAGTCCCGAAAATGGCACAGAAATGGCATCAAGAAACCGCGATCACAAAGATACGAATCTTTGAAAGGGGTGGACCCCAAGTTCCTGAGGAACATGCGTTTTGCCAAGAAGCACAACAAGAAGGGCCTGAAGAAGATGCAGGCCAACAATGCCAAGGCTATGGCTGCGCATGCTAAAGCTATCAAGGCCCTGGTCAAGCCTAAGGAAATAAAGCCCACGATCCCGAAGGGTGTCAGCCAGAAGCTCGATCGGCTTGCCTACATTGCCCACCCCAAGCTTGGAAGGCGTGCCCGTGCCCGCATTGCTAGGGGTCTCAGGCTATCCCGGCCACAGACCAAGGCAAAGGCCAAGACTGAGCCCCAAATCAAGGGCAAGGTCAAGGCTCAAATCAAGGCCCAAGCTCAAGCTCAAATCAAGAGCAAGGGCAAAGGCAAGGCCCAGGTTGAAACCAAGCCCAAGGCCCAGGCCGAAACCAAACCCAAGGCTCAGGCCCAAGCCAAACCCAAAGCTCAGGCCCAAGGCAAGCCCAAGGCCCAGGCCCAAGCCAAACCCAAGGCTCAGTCCCAAGCCAAGCCCAAGACCCAGGCCCAAGCCAAGCCCAAGGCTCAGGCCCAAACCAAGCCCAAGGCCCAGGCCACACCTGCAGCCCCAGTTCCGGCTCAGGCTCCTCCCAAAGGTGCCCAGCCCCCCGAAAAGGCTCCCTAG